A DNA window from Mycobacterium sp. IDR2000157661 contains the following coding sequences:
- a CDS encoding DUF7455 domain-containing protein — translation MTNATLTSPPLTRADRCDRCGAAARVRAKLPSGSELLFCQHHANEHEAKLIELAAVIEVSPVEA, via the coding sequence ATGACGAACGCAACGCTCACCAGTCCCCCGCTGACCCGGGCTGACCGCTGCGACCGTTGCGGCGCCGCCGCGCGTGTCCGCGCCAAGCTGCCCTCGGGTTCCGAGTTGCTGTTCTGCCAGCACCATGCCAACGAGCACGAGGCCAAACTGATCGAACTGGCCGCGGTCATCGAAGTCAGCCCGGTGGAGGCATAG
- a CDS encoding YihY/virulence factor BrkB family protein: MTDQSQPLPTRPSRHHVRHIVRRTLSKSWDDSIFSESAQAAFWCALSLPPLLLGMLGSLAYIAPLFGPATLPTIESQIISTANSFFSSDVVREIIEPTVRDIVRGARGEVVSLGFVISLWAGSSAISAFVDSIVEAHDQTPLRHPVRQRFYALGLYVVMLVVAIATAPFVALGPIRVAATIPDSWDVVLRFGYYPAVFIGLGVAVLVLYRVSLPKPLPTHRLLLGSILAAVVFLLATLGLRVYLTWITATGYTYGALATPIAFLLFAYFLGFAIMIGAELNAAIEEEWPAPVTHARRLRWWLKEKAGSRNGAVAEQSPSPHPTRDPAGDGATS; the protein is encoded by the coding sequence ATGACCGACCAGTCCCAGCCGCTGCCGACGAGGCCATCGCGCCATCACGTCCGCCACATCGTGCGGCGCACCTTGTCGAAGAGCTGGGACGATTCGATCTTCTCAGAGTCTGCGCAGGCCGCGTTCTGGTGTGCGCTGTCCCTGCCGCCACTGCTGCTCGGCATGCTCGGCAGCCTGGCCTACATCGCGCCGCTGTTCGGCCCGGCGACTCTTCCGACGATCGAGAGCCAGATCATCAGCACGGCGAACAGCTTCTTCTCGTCGGATGTGGTCCGCGAGATCATCGAGCCCACCGTCCGCGACATCGTCCGTGGCGCCCGCGGCGAGGTGGTCTCGCTGGGGTTCGTCATCTCCCTGTGGGCCGGGTCGTCGGCCATCTCCGCATTCGTCGACTCGATCGTCGAGGCCCACGACCAGACGCCGCTGCGACACCCCGTGCGGCAGCGGTTCTACGCGCTGGGGCTCTATGTGGTGATGCTGGTGGTCGCGATCGCGACGGCGCCGTTCGTCGCGCTCGGCCCGATCAGGGTCGCCGCCACCATCCCGGACAGCTGGGACGTCGTGCTGCGGTTCGGGTACTACCCCGCGGTGTTCATCGGGCTGGGTGTCGCGGTGCTGGTGCTGTATCGGGTGTCGCTGCCCAAGCCGTTGCCGACCCACCGGCTGCTGTTGGGCTCGATCCTCGCCGCAGTGGTCTTCCTGTTGGCGACGTTGGGCCTGCGCGTGTATCTGACGTGGATCACCGCGACCGGCTACACGTACGGCGCGCTGGCGACGCCGATCGCGTTTCTGCTGTTCGCGTACTTCCTCGGGTTCGCGATCATGATCGGCGCTGAACTCAACGCCGCCATCGAGGAGGAGTGGCCGGCGCCCGTCACGCACGCAAGGCGGTTGCGGTGGTGGCTTAAGGAGAAGGCGGGATCGCGCAACGGCGCCGTTGCCGAGCAGTCGCCATCACCGCATCCGACACGTGACCCCGCCGGCGACGGCGCTACTTCCTGA
- a CDS encoding DUF3039 domain-containing protein, protein MQTQTIERTETDERVDDGTDDDAPKYFHYVKKDKIAESAVMGTHVVALCGEVFPVTKSAKPGSPVCPDCKRIYEQLRK, encoded by the coding sequence ATGCAGACCCAGACGATCGAGCGCACCGAGACCGACGAACGCGTCGACGACGGGACCGACGACGACGCCCCCAAGTACTTCCACTACGTCAAGAAGGACAAGATCGCCGAGAGCGCGGTGATGGGCACGCACGTCGTCGCGCTGTGCGGTGAGGTGTTCCCGGTGACCAAGTCCGCCAAGCCCGGATCGCCGGTGTGCCCGGACTGCAAGCGGATCTACGAGCAGCTCAGGAAGTAG
- a CDS encoding DUF3099 domain-containing protein → MKQSPELSFDDDGRPVLITRAAPAYEEQHRQRVRKYLTIMSFRIPALVLAAIAYGIWHNGLISLAILVASIPLPWIAVLIANDRPPRRPEEPRRYDARRIPLFPTAERPALESRVVVSPQPDGDAARRDVPS, encoded by the coding sequence ATGAAACAAAGCCCCGAGCTGAGTTTCGACGACGACGGCCGGCCCGTCCTGATCACGCGCGCCGCTCCTGCCTACGAGGAACAGCACCGCCAGCGGGTCCGTAAGTACCTGACCATCATGTCGTTTCGAATTCCGGCTCTCGTACTGGCCGCGATCGCGTACGGCATCTGGCACAACGGTCTCATCTCGTTGGCCATATTGGTGGCCTCGATCCCCCTGCCGTGGATCGCCGTTCTCATCGCCAACGACCGTCCACCGCGACGCCCCGAGGAGCCGCGCCGTTACGACGCGCGCCGCATTCCGCTATTTCCGACGGCCGAGCGCCCCGCCCTGGAAAGTCGCGTCGTGGTGTCGCCGCAACCGGACGGCGACGCCGCGCGACGCGATGTTCCCAGCTGA
- the sigB gene encoding sigma-70 family RNA polymerase sigma factor SigB, with amino-acid sequence MANATTIRVDHDLDAQSPAADLVRVYLNGIGKTALLNAADEVELAKRIEAGLYAKHVLETRKRLGENRKRDLAAVVRDGEAARRHLLEANLRLVVSLAKRYTGRGMPLLDLIQEGNLGLIRAMEKFDYTKGFKFSTYATWWIRQAITRGMADQSRTIRLPVHLVEQVNKLARIKREMHQNLGREATDEELAEESGIPVEKITDLLEHSRDPVSLDMPVGSDEEAPLGDFIEDAEAMSAENAVISELLHTDIRHVLATLDEREQQVIRLRFGLDDGQPRTLDQIGKLFGLSRERVRQIEREVMSKLRNGERADRLRSYAS; translated from the coding sequence ATGGCAAATGCCACCACCATCCGCGTCGACCACGACCTGGACGCTCAGAGCCCGGCCGCTGATCTCGTGCGGGTGTACCTGAATGGCATTGGCAAGACGGCCTTGCTGAACGCGGCGGACGAGGTGGAACTCGCAAAGCGCATCGAGGCAGGGCTCTACGCCAAGCATGTGCTCGAGACCCGAAAGCGTCTGGGCGAGAACCGCAAACGTGATCTCGCGGCAGTGGTGCGCGACGGTGAGGCCGCGCGGCGCCACCTGCTGGAGGCCAATCTACGACTGGTCGTGTCGCTCGCCAAGCGTTACACCGGCCGCGGGATGCCGCTGCTGGACCTCATCCAGGAAGGCAACCTGGGCCTCATCCGGGCGATGGAAAAGTTCGACTACACCAAGGGTTTCAAGTTCTCGACGTACGCCACGTGGTGGATTCGCCAGGCGATCACGCGCGGCATGGCCGACCAAAGCCGCACCATCCGCTTGCCCGTCCACCTCGTCGAGCAGGTGAACAAGCTGGCCCGGATCAAGCGCGAGATGCACCAGAACCTCGGGCGCGAGGCCACCGACGAGGAGCTGGCCGAAGAGTCGGGCATCCCGGTGGAGAAGATCACCGACCTGCTCGAGCACAGCCGTGACCCGGTGAGTCTGGACATGCCCGTCGGCAGCGACGAGGAGGCACCGCTCGGCGACTTCATCGAGGACGCCGAAGCGATGTCGGCCGAGAACGCGGTGATCTCCGAGCTGCTGCACACCGACATCCGTCACGTGCTGGCCACGCTCGACGAGCGTGAGCAGCAGGTGATCCGGCTGCGTTTCGGGCTCGACGACGGTCAGCCGCGCACGCTCGACCAGATCGGCAAGCTGTTCGGGCTCTCCCGCGAGCGGGTCCGCCAGATCGAGCGCGAGGTCATGTCCAAGCTGCGCAACGGCGAGCGCGCCGATCGCCTGCGCTCCTACGCCAGCTAG
- a CDS encoding metal-dependent transcriptional regulator, with protein sequence MNDLVDTTEMYLRTIYDLEEEGVVPLRARIAERLDQSGPTVSQTVSRMERDGLLHVAGDRHLELTEKGRALAVAVMRKHRLAERLLVDVIGLPWEEVHAEACRWEHVMSEDVERRLVQVLNNPTTSPFGNPIPGLSELGLISTGSADALNLVRLTEVPAGMPVAVVVRQLTEHVQGDAELISKLKDAGVVPNARVTVQTNDHGGVMIVIPGHEQVELPHHMAHAVKVEKV encoded by the coding sequence ATGAACGATCTGGTCGACACCACCGAGATGTACCTGCGGACCATTTACGACCTCGAGGAAGAGGGCGTGGTGCCGCTGCGTGCGCGGATCGCCGAGCGGCTCGACCAGAGCGGGCCCACTGTCAGCCAGACCGTCTCCCGGATGGAGCGCGACGGCCTGCTGCACGTCGCCGGTGACCGCCATCTCGAGCTCACCGAGAAGGGCCGCGCGCTGGCGGTGGCCGTCATGCGCAAACACCGCCTCGCCGAGCGCCTGCTGGTCGACGTCATCGGGCTCCCGTGGGAGGAAGTGCACGCCGAGGCGTGCCGCTGGGAGCATGTGATGAGCGAGGACGTCGAGCGCCGCTTGGTGCAGGTTCTCAACAACCCGACCACCTCGCCGTTCGGCAATCCGATTCCGGGCTTGTCCGAGCTCGGCCTGATCAGCACCGGCAGCGCCGATGCGCTCAACCTGGTGCGGCTGACCGAGGTTCCCGCAGGCATGCCCGTCGCGGTCGTGGTGCGCCAACTGACCGAACACGTCCAGGGTGACGCCGAGCTGATCAGCAAGCTCAAGGACGCCGGCGTGGTGCCCAACGCTCGCGTGACCGTGCAGACAAACGACCACGGCGGCGTGATGATCGTGATTCCCGGCCACGAGCAGGTCGAGCTGCCCCACCATATGGCGCATGCCGTGAAGGTCGAGAAGGTCTGA
- a CDS encoding DUF4192 domain-containing protein, whose product MATSHTPDFQLNRPGVLIAALPAVLGFVPENSLVLVTVEGGSLGCVMRVDLSDELADTVGQMADVAAAGRPDAAIVVVVDEAGAGCRLCNEEYRELVATFAGMLAERGIRLLAAHVVDRVAVGGRWHCVDGCGDGGTIEDPSASPLAMAAVLDGRRLYSRRSELQEVIAVADPAHAAAVGVLVEDVPATRTDADARGGIEAALAFAARVAAGERLTDDEVAQLARALTDVQVRDTLYALAVGEAAAQAEALWAELSRRLPDRWRVEALVLLAFSAYVRGDGPLAGVSLEAALRCDGTHRMAGMLDTALQSGLRPEQIRDLAATGYRLADRLGVRLPPRRVFGRRAG is encoded by the coding sequence ATGGCCACTTCGCATACCCCCGACTTCCAGCTCAACCGCCCAGGCGTACTGATCGCCGCCCTGCCCGCCGTGCTGGGCTTCGTCCCGGAGAACTCGCTCGTGCTCGTGACCGTCGAAGGCGGCTCGCTGGGCTGCGTCATGCGCGTGGACCTCTCCGACGAGCTGGCTGACACCGTCGGGCAGATGGCCGATGTGGCCGCCGCGGGACGGCCCGATGCCGCCATCGTCGTCGTGGTCGATGAGGCGGGGGCGGGCTGCCGGCTGTGCAACGAGGAGTACCGGGAGCTGGTGGCCACGTTCGCGGGCATGCTGGCCGAACGGGGGATACGACTGCTCGCCGCGCACGTCGTGGACCGGGTCGCGGTCGGCGGGCGTTGGCACTGCGTCGACGGCTGCGGTGACGGTGGCACCATCGAAGACCCCTCGGCATCACCGCTGGCGATGGCGGCCGTTCTCGACGGACGCCGGCTCTACAGCCGCCGGTCCGAACTGCAGGAGGTGATCGCGGTCGCTGATCCGGCCCACGCCGCCGCGGTGGGCGTACTGGTCGAGGACGTGCCGGCGACGCGCACGGACGCCGACGCACGGGGCGGCATCGAGGCCGCCCTGGCATTCGCCGCGCGGGTCGCCGCCGGCGAACGGTTGACCGATGACGAGGTGGCGCAGCTCGCCCGCGCGCTGACCGATGTGCAGGTCCGCGACACGCTCTACGCCCTCGCTGTGGGTGAGGCCGCCGCCCAGGCCGAGGCGCTGTGGGCCGAACTCTCGCGGCGCCTGCCCGACCGCTGGCGGGTCGAGGCGCTGGTGCTACTGGCCTTCTCGGCCTATGTGCGGGGCGACGGTCCGCTGGCGGGGGTGTCGCTGGAGGCGGCGCTGCGGTGCGACGGCACTCACCGCATGGCGGGGATGCTGGACACCGCACTCCAGTCGGGGCTGCGCCCGGAGCAGATCCGGGACCTTGCCGCTACCGGCTACCGGCTGGCCGACCGGCTCGGTGTGCGGCTGCCGCCGCGCCGGGTGTTCGGCCGTCGGGCCGGATGA
- the sthA gene encoding Si-specific NAD(P)(+) transhydrogenase, with amino-acid sequence MSAVGPTLEYDLVVIGSGPGGQKAAIAAAKLGKTVAIIERGRMLGGVCVTTGTIPSKTLREAVLYLTGMNQRELYGASYRVKDKITPADLLARTTHVITKEQDVVRSQLMRNRIDLVQGHGRFIDAHTVLVEEPTRGERTTVSGDHIVIATGTKPARPAGVEFDECRVLDSDGILDLKTLPATMVVVGAGVIGIEYASMFAALGTKVTVVEKRDSMLDFCDPEIVEALKFHLRDLAVTFRFGEEVTAVDVGSAGTVTTLASGKQIPAETVMYSAGRQGQTEHLDLANSGLETDRRGRITVDSNFQTRVDHIYAVGDVIGFPALAATSMEQGRLAAYHAFGEPAKGMTDLQPIGIYSIPEVSYVGATEVELTRNAIPYEVGVSRYRELARGQIAGDSYGMLKLLVSTDDLKLLGVHIFGTSATEMVHIGQAVMGCGGTVEYLVDAVFNYPTFSEAYKVAALDVMNKLRALSQFRS; translated from the coding sequence ATGAGTGCCGTGGGCCCAACGCTCGAGTACGACCTCGTCGTCATCGGTTCGGGCCCGGGCGGCCAGAAAGCCGCGATCGCAGCGGCCAAGCTCGGTAAGACGGTCGCCATCATCGAGCGCGGACGGATGCTGGGCGGTGTTTGCGTGACCACCGGAACCATCCCGTCCAAGACGCTGCGAGAAGCCGTGCTCTACCTCACCGGCATGAATCAGCGCGAGCTCTACGGGGCCAGCTACCGCGTCAAGGACAAGATCACCCCGGCCGACCTGCTGGCACGCACCACCCACGTCATCACCAAAGAGCAGGACGTCGTGCGTTCGCAGTTGATGCGCAACCGCATCGACCTCGTCCAGGGGCACGGCCGGTTCATCGACGCACACACGGTTCTGGTCGAGGAGCCGACGCGCGGTGAGCGCACCACCGTCAGCGGGGATCACATCGTGATCGCCACCGGAACCAAGCCCGCGCGGCCGGCCGGCGTCGAGTTCGATGAGTGCCGGGTGCTCGACTCCGACGGAATACTCGACCTCAAGACGCTGCCCGCGACGATGGTTGTGGTCGGCGCGGGGGTGATCGGTATCGAGTACGCATCGATGTTCGCCGCGCTGGGCACCAAGGTCACCGTCGTCGAGAAGCGCGACAGCATGCTCGACTTCTGCGACCCGGAGATCGTCGAGGCGCTGAAGTTCCACCTGCGCGACCTGGCGGTGACGTTCCGGTTCGGCGAGGAGGTGACCGCGGTGGACGTCGGTTCCGCGGGCACCGTCACCACGCTGGCCAGCGGTAAGCAGATCCCGGCCGAGACGGTGATGTACTCGGCCGGCCGCCAGGGTCAGACCGAGCATCTCGATCTCGCCAACTCCGGGCTGGAAACCGACCGGCGCGGGCGCATCACGGTCGACAGCAACTTCCAGACCAGGGTCGACCACATCTACGCCGTCGGGGACGTGATCGGCTTTCCCGCGTTGGCCGCCACATCGATGGAGCAGGGCCGGCTGGCCGCCTACCACGCCTTCGGCGAGCCGGCCAAGGGCATGACCGACCTCCAGCCGATCGGTATCTACTCCATCCCCGAGGTGTCCTACGTCGGGGCCACCGAGGTGGAGCTCACGCGCAACGCCATCCCGTACGAGGTGGGCGTGTCGCGCTATCGCGAGCTGGCCCGGGGCCAGATCGCCGGAGATTCCTACGGCATGCTCAAGCTGCTGGTCTCCACCGACGACCTGAAGCTGCTGGGCGTGCACATCTTCGGCACCAGCGCCACCGAAATGGTGCACATCGGGCAGGCGGTGATGGGCTGCGGGGGCACCGTCGAGTACCTGGTCGACGCGGTCTTCAACTACCCGACGTTCTCCGAGGCCTACAAGGTTGCCGCGCTCGACGTGATGAACAAGCTGCGCGCGCTCAGCCAGTTCCGCAGCTGA
- a CDS encoding proteasome assembly chaperone family protein encodes MADDAGNPDQHYRPEQSGMYELEFPAPQLSASDGRGPVLIHALEGFSDAGHAIRLAARHLRDSLDTELVASFAIDELLDYRSRRPLMTFKTDHFTNYEDPELNLYALRDSVGTPFLLLAGLEPDLRWERFVTAVRLLAERLGVRRTIGMGTIPMAVPHTRPITMTAHSNDRGLIADHTPWVGEVQVPGSASNLLEYRLSQHGQEVVGFTVHVPHYLAQTDYPAAAEALLAEVARNASLQIPLDALVAAGAEVLTKVNEQVEASVEVAQVVTALERQYDAFVAAQENRSLLASDEKLPSGEELGAEFERFLAQQSKDKDRFSDGDDTR; translated from the coding sequence ATGGCTGACGACGCTGGCAATCCCGATCAGCACTACCGGCCCGAGCAGTCCGGTATGTACGAGCTGGAGTTCCCCGCTCCCCAGCTGTCAGCCTCCGACGGTCGCGGTCCGGTGCTGATCCACGCACTCGAGGGGTTCTCCGACGCCGGACACGCCATCCGGCTGGCCGCCCGACATCTGCGCGACTCCCTCGACACCGAACTGGTGGCGTCCTTCGCCATCGACGAGCTGCTCGACTACCGCTCACGGCGCCCGCTGATGACGTTCAAGACCGACCACTTCACGAACTACGAGGATCCTGAGCTAAATCTTTATGCATTGCGGGACAGCGTCGGCACGCCGTTCCTGCTGCTCGCCGGACTGGAACCGGACCTGCGGTGGGAGCGGTTCGTCACCGCGGTTCGGTTGCTCGCCGAGCGGCTGGGGGTGCGCCGGACCATCGGCATGGGCACCATCCCGATGGCCGTGCCGCACACCCGCCCGATCACGATGACCGCGCACTCCAACGATCGGGGACTCATCGCCGACCACACTCCGTGGGTCGGCGAGGTTCAGGTGCCCGGCAGCGCGTCGAACCTACTCGAATACCGGTTGTCGCAGCACGGCCAAGAGGTCGTCGGCTTCACGGTGCACGTGCCGCACTACCTGGCTCAGACCGACTATCCCGCCGCGGCCGAAGCTCTGCTGGCCGAGGTGGCCCGCAATGCCTCGCTGCAGATCCCGCTCGACGCGCTGGTCGCGGCGGGTGCCGAGGTGTTGACGAAGGTCAACGAGCAAGTGGAGGCCAGCGTGGAGGTCGCCCAGGTGGTGACTGCGCTCGAGCGTCAGTACGACGCGTTCGTCGCCGCCCAGGAGAACCGGTCGCTACTGGCCAGCGACGAGAAGCTGCCGAGCGGTGAGGAGCTCGGCGCCGAGTTCGAGCGGTTCCTGGCCCAGCAGTCCAAGGACAAGGACCGATTCTCCGACGGCGACGACACCCGATAG
- a CDS encoding alpha/beta fold hydrolase, which yields MAVRTNLRPVRELTPSLQFRTIHGYRRAYRVVGSGPVILLIHGIGDNSTTWDTVQSRLAQRFTVIAPDLLGHGKSDKPRADYSVAAYANGMRDLLSVLDIDRVTVVGHSLGGGVAMQFAYQFPQLVDRLILVGAGGVTKDVNIALRFASLPMGSEAMALLRLPFVLPALQMLGRGVGGLFGSTGLGRDIPQMLRILTDLPEPTANSAFARTLRAVVDWRGQVVTMLDRCYLTQSVPVQLIWGSGDSVIPVSHAQLAHAAMPGSQLEIFDDSGHFPFHDDPDRFVEVVEKFIDSTEPAVYDQDYLRGLLRTGVREGTIGGPVGTRVAVLDALDHDERSAT from the coding sequence ATGGCAGTGCGAACGAACCTGCGCCCGGTGCGGGAGCTCACCCCGTCGTTGCAGTTCCGCACCATCCACGGCTATCGGCGCGCCTACCGGGTGGTGGGCTCGGGCCCGGTCATCCTGCTGATCCACGGCATCGGCGACAACTCCACGACGTGGGACACAGTGCAGTCGCGACTGGCCCAGCGGTTCACCGTCATCGCCCCCGACCTGCTGGGTCATGGCAAGTCCGACAAGCCCAGGGCGGACTACTCGGTGGCCGCGTACGCCAACGGCATGCGCGACCTGCTCAGCGTGCTCGACATCGACCGGGTGACGGTCGTCGGCCACTCCCTCGGTGGCGGGGTGGCGATGCAGTTCGCCTACCAGTTTCCTCAGTTGGTCGACCGGCTGATCCTGGTCGGCGCCGGCGGGGTCACCAAAGACGTCAACATCGCGTTGCGGTTCGCCTCGCTGCCGATGGGTAGCGAGGCAATGGCACTGCTTCGGCTGCCGTTCGTGTTGCCTGCGCTGCAGATGTTGGGCCGCGGGGTGGGCGGGCTGTTCGGTTCGACCGGGCTGGGCCGCGACATCCCACAGATGCTGCGCATCCTGACCGATTTGCCCGAGCCGACGGCCAATTCGGCCTTCGCCCGCACCCTGCGGGCCGTCGTCGACTGGCGCGGTCAGGTGGTGACGATGCTGGACCGCTGTTACCTCACGCAATCCGTTCCGGTGCAACTCATCTGGGGCAGCGGTGACTCGGTGATACCGGTGAGCCACGCGCAACTGGCGCACGCGGCGATGCCCGGCTCGCAGCTGGAGATCTTCGACGATTCCGGCCATTTCCCGTTTCATGACGATCCGGACCGCTTTGTCGAGGTCGTCGAGAAATTCATCGACTCGACCGAACCCGCGGTCTACGACCAGGATTACCTGCGCGGACTGCTGCGTACGGGTGTTCGCGAGGGCACGATCGGCGGACCGGTCGGCACCCGGGTTGCGGTGCTCGACGCGCTGGACCACGACGAGCGCAGCGCCACCTGA
- a CDS encoding PhzF family phenazine biosynthesis protein, giving the protein MAIDVTVLRVFTDPDGNHGNPLGVVDAGTVGAGDRQRIATQLGYSETIFVDLPAPGASTAHARIHTPAVELPFAGHPTVGASWWLRERGTPVHTLRVPAGVVQVGYSDELTTVSARAEWAPEFAIHDLTSTDDLFAADPDDFPDDVNHYLWTWTDRERGGIRSRMFAADLGVPEDEATGAAAVRITDYLSRDLAIVQGKGSHIHTQWSADGWVRISGRVVSDGTRQVE; this is encoded by the coding sequence ATGGCTATCGACGTGACGGTGCTGCGCGTTTTCACCGATCCTGACGGCAATCACGGCAACCCGCTCGGCGTCGTCGACGCCGGCACCGTCGGTGCAGGCGATCGCCAGCGGATCGCCACGCAATTGGGTTACAGCGAAACCATTTTCGTCGACCTCCCGGCCCCCGGCGCCAGCACCGCGCATGCCCGAATCCATACGCCGGCCGTCGAACTGCCCTTCGCGGGGCACCCGACCGTCGGTGCGTCGTGGTGGTTGCGCGAGCGGGGCACCCCCGTCCACACGCTGCGCGTGCCTGCGGGCGTGGTGCAGGTCGGCTACTCCGACGAGTTGACGACGGTCAGCGCGCGTGCGGAGTGGGCGCCGGAGTTCGCCATCCATGACCTGACCTCGACCGACGACTTGTTCGCCGCCGACCCCGACGACTTTCCCGACGACGTCAACCACTACCTGTGGACCTGGACCGATCGCGAGCGTGGCGGTATCCGATCGCGCATGTTCGCCGCCGACCTCGGCGTGCCAGAGGACGAGGCCACCGGAGCCGCCGCGGTGCGCATCACCGACTACCTCAGCCGCGACCTTGCGATCGTTCAGGGCAAGGGGTCCCACATCCACACGCAGTGGAGCGCTGATGGCTGGGTACGCATCTCCGGTCGCGTCGTCAGCGACGGCACCAGACAGGTCGAGTGA
- the nrdR gene encoding transcriptional regulator NrdR — translation MHCPFCRHPDSRVVDSRETDEGQAIRRRRSCPECGRRFTTVETAVLAVVKRSGVTEPFSREKVIKGVRRACQGRQVDDDALNLLAQQVEDAVRAAGSPEVPSHEVGLAILGPLRDLDEVAYLRFASVYRGFTSAEDFEREIEALREHRRSPQPTPN, via the coding sequence ATGCACTGTCCGTTCTGCCGTCACCCCGATTCCCGCGTGGTCGACTCGCGCGAAACCGATGAAGGCCAGGCCATCCGGCGCCGCCGCTCATGCCCCGAATGCGGTAGGCGCTTCACCACCGTGGAGACGGCGGTGCTGGCAGTGGTCAAGCGCAGCGGCGTGACCGAGCCGTTCAGCCGGGAGAAGGTCATCAAGGGCGTGCGGCGGGCGTGCCAGGGCAGGCAGGTGGACGACGACGCGTTGAATCTGCTGGCGCAGCAGGTGGAGGATGCCGTGCGCGCCGCCGGGTCGCCCGAGGTGCCCAGCCATGAGGTCGGGCTGGCGATATTGGGCCCGCTGCGCGACCTCGACGAGGTGGCGTATCTGCGGTTCGCCTCTGTCTACCGAGGTTTCACCTCGGCCGAGGATTTCGAGCGCGAGATCGAGGCGCTTCGAGAGCACCGCCGGTCGCCGCAGCCGACGCCGAACTAG
- a CDS encoding LysM peptidoglycan-binding domain-containing protein, which produces MTILDTREFEITEAPRQQVRPPRRQVGARRPRSNRPGGAPLHHRGTGVLMSRASHRRRPITPATTVFLALVAGGITVWLGLVAQFGGVVGATPAAVPDRLAVVQVQTGETLNQVAQRVAPDAPVGEVAERIRELNQLESVALDAGQTLIAPIG; this is translated from the coding sequence ATGACGATCCTCGACACTCGGGAATTCGAGATCACCGAGGCCCCGCGGCAGCAGGTCAGGCCCCCTCGCCGGCAGGTGGGCGCACGTCGGCCGCGGTCGAACCGGCCCGGTGGGGCGCCGCTTCACCACCGCGGTACCGGCGTGCTCATGTCACGGGCATCGCACCGGCGCCGGCCCATCACGCCCGCCACCACCGTTTTCCTTGCACTCGTCGCCGGCGGCATCACGGTGTGGCTCGGGCTGGTGGCACAGTTCGGCGGGGTGGTAGGAGCTACGCCGGCCGCGGTGCCGGACCGGCTGGCCGTGGTGCAGGTGCAGACCGGCGAAACGCTGAACCAGGTCGCGCAGCGCGTCGCCCCCGACGCTCCTGTCGGGGAGGTGGCAGAGCGGATCCGCGAGCTGAACCAACTGGAATCGGTTGCCCTCGACGCCGGCCAGACCCTCATCGCACCGATCGGCTGA